The genomic interval TTTGGCCTGGCAGTGCCAGTCCCTGTCTcctactcctcttcctccatcatGCCCCAGGCCTCCTCTGCTTTCATATAGTACTGGTTGGCCAGTCGGCCCTTCATCGCCTCCATGGCTGCGTCTGCTGCCTCTGTGAACAGATCACctgcacaggagagagagagagaaagtgagtatTTGGTTAGTTACTGTAAGTACAACAAAGGTTATCACACTGAAGGCTCGAGTTAGGACTGTTGGCTAATAGTTCTAGGTTCTAAGCTCAGGTGTGGTTCTCTCTGCTGTATCTTACCTGCTCTCTGTGGGTCTGGGTCCAGGCTGTGGCCCCCCTCCTGGTACATCTCAGCCTCTCTGGCCAGCAGCCGGTAGCAAGGCTCATCCTGCATGCCGTCAAACTCGCCCCCCTCATCATAGTCTGTCATGTTCAGGGCACAGTTGTACCATCTCATCGCCTCCTTCCAGTCCTGGGACCTGAGAACCACAGAGAAGGCTTATAATAGTTTTTATAATATCCATTTCACAGTCCTGATCAATTCCAATCTTTCTCAGCCCTCTAGGTAGAAATCGCCATGTAGGCTAATCAATAAATATGGTGCCATTTTAGACACAGCCCAGCACAAGTTGATACTGTATCTGATATGTTCCACCAGTCTCTGACCTGTCTGGTGAGAGGTTGATGCCGGTGTCGAAGGCCCTGGCCACCAGGATCATGCAGGATCTGTGTCCTGCCTCAGCAGCCTGCAGCAGGAACTTAAAGCCCTTCATACGGCTCCCTGAGTTGTCCTGATGACAAGACAGCAACATATAGCATGTAATAACAGAGAGATTCAAAAAGACACCTCTCTAATACACATTGTTAAGTTACTGCCTTATTCgtaaatggataaaaaaaaaaaaatacaaatcctcaatctacacacaataccccataatgacaaagtcatTAATAACTTGATTTGAgcccagctgtggtaaattcaattgattgtacatgatttagaaaggcacacacctgtctatagaaggtcccacagttgacagtgcatgtcagagcaaaaaccaagccatgagctcGAAAATAATTGTCCATagtgctctgagacaggattgtgtcgaggtacagatctggggaagggtaccaaaacatttatgcagcattgaaggtccccaagaacacagtggcctaaaTCATTGtaaaatggaataagtttggaaccaccaagactcttcctagcgctgcccgcccggccaaactgagcaattgggggagaaaggccttggtgactctgacagagcttcagagttcttctgtggagatgtgagaaccttccagaaggacaaccatctctgcagcactacaccaattaggcctttatggtagtgtggcccgatggaagccactcctcagtaaaaaggcacatgaaggCAGCATTgtcgtggcagcatcatgctgtggggatgtttttctcaGCGgaagtgactgggagactagtcaggatcgagattagcagagcaaagtacagagatcctgaatgaagtcctgagcactctggagcaggttctctgactggggtgaaggttcaccttccaacaggacaacgaccctaagcacaaagccaagacaatgcaggagtagattcgggacaagtctctgaatgtctttgagtggcccagccagagcccggacttgaaccctatcaaacatctctgaagagacctgaaaatagctgtgcagcgacgctccccatccaacctgacagagcttgagaagatctgtagagaataatgggagaaactccccaaatacagatgtgccaagcttgtagcgtcacacccaagaatacttgaggctgtaatcgctgccaaaagtgcttcaacaaagtacggagtaaagggtctgaatacttacgtaaatgtgatatttcagttttaaattttttattaatttgtcatCATGGGTTatctaatacatttttgaataaggctgtaatgtatttttttaagtcaacggttctgaatactttccgaatgcactgtaaaaaaaaaaaaaacgaacatcttatgcttcacggagtcgtggctgaacgacgacaacatCAACCtaaagctggctggttatacaatgtaccggcaggatagaacaatggcgcctggtaagacaaggggcggcggtctatgtatttttgtaaataactggtgcacgatatctaaggaagtctcaagccattgctcgcctgaggtagagtttctcatgataagctgtagaccacactacctaccgagagagtttatctgtattctttgtagctgtttgcATACtgccacagtcagaggctggcactaagacagcattgaatgagctgtatttccccataagcaaacaagaaaacgctcacaaAGAGGCGGCGCTCATAGTAGCTGGGGTCTTTAATCTGTTTTTACCAAATTGTTATCAGCATGTTAATTGTGCAACCACAGgaaaaataactctggaccacctatactccacacagagatgcatacaaagctctccctcgccctccatttggcaaatctgaccataattatatcctcctgattcctgcttacaagcagaaattaaagcaggaagcaccagtgactatatCAATAaaacagatgctaagctacaggactgttttgttagcacagactggaatatgttccgggattcctccgatggcattgaggagtacaccacattagtcattggcttcatcaataagtgcattgacaacgtcatccccacagtgactgtacgtacataacccaaccagaagccatggattacaggcagcatccgcactgagctaaagggtagagctgccgctttcaaggagtgggactcgaactcggaagcttataagaaatcctgctatgccctgcgacgaaccatcaaacaggcaaagcatcaatacaagactaagatcgaattgtactacaccggctccgacgctcgtcagatgtggcagggcctgcaaactattacagactacaaagggaagcacagctaagccagtgacacgagcctaccagacgagcttaaCTACTTCTAGCTCGCTtagaggcaaataacactgaaacatggatgagaccaccagctgttccggaagactgtgtgatcacgctctccgcagccgatgtgagtaagatctttaaacaggtcaacattcacaaggccgcagggccagacagattaccaggacgtgtactgcgagcatgcggtGACCGAAGTgaagtgtcttcactaacattttcaacctatccctgtacgagtctaataccaacatgtttcaagcagaccaccatagtccctgtgcccaagaacactaaggtaatctgcctaaacaactaccgacccgtagcactcacgtctggagccatgaagtgccttgaaaggaggtcatggctcacatcaacaccatcatcccagaaaccctagacccactccaatttgcataccgccccaacagagccacagatgatgcaatctcaattgcactccacactgccctttcccacctggaaaaaaggaacacctatgtgagaatgcgattaattgactacagctcagcgttcaacaccatagtgccctcaaagctcatcaatgagCTAaggacctgggactaaacacctccctctgcaactggatcctggacttcctgacgggccgcccccaggtggtaagggtaggtaacaacacatctgctatgctgatcctcaacacaggtgctcctcaggggtgagtgcttagtcccctcctgtactccctgttcacttatgactgcacggccaggcacgactccaacaccatcattacatttgcagacgacacaacagtggtaggcctgatcaccgacaacgacgagacagcctatagggaggaggtcagagacctgttgccaggacaacaacctctccctcaacatgatcaagacaaaggagatgattctggacaacaggaaaaagaggaccgagcatgcccccattctcatcgacggggctgcagtggagcaggtagagagcttcaagttccttggtgtccacatcaccaacaaactaacatggtccaagcataccaagacagttgtgacgggggcacaacaaaacctattccccctcaggagactgaaaagatttggcatgggtcctcagatcctcaaaggtttctacagctgcaccatcgagagcatccatcGAGCgcatcggagggcctgttgtccagacctctggcagtctctatgggtgtacaccacagggttcaattcttgggccgactcttttatatatatatatatgcggatgatttcctgatccacctctacgcagacgacaccattctgtatacttctggcccttctttggacactgtgttaactaacctccaaacgagcttcgatgccatacaacactccttctgtggcctccaactgctcttaaacgctagtaaaaccaaatgcatgcttttcaaccgttcgctgcccgcacccgcccgcccagcatcactaccctggatggttctgacctagaatatgtggacaactacaaatacctatgtgtctggctagactgtaaactctccttccagactcatattaaacatctccaacccaaaatgaaatctagaatcagctttctatttcgcaacaaagcctccttcactcacaccgcctaacttaccctagtaaaactgactatcctaccgatcctcgactttgccGATGTCATcttcaaaatagcttccaatactctactcagcaaactggatgcagtctatcacagtgtcatccgttttgttaccaaagccccttataccacccaccactgcgacctgtatgctctagtcggctggccctcgctacatatttgtcgccagacccattggctccaggtcatctataagtctatgctaggtaaagctccgccttatctcagctcacgataacaacacccacccgtagcacgcactccagcaggtatatctcactggtcatccccaaagccaacacctcctttggccgcctttccttccagttctctgctgccaatgactggaacgaattgcaaaaatcgctgaagctggagacttgtaTTTccatcactaactttaaacatcagctatctgagcaactAACCGATCACTACAGCTGTACATAGTGCATCTGTAAAtggcccacccaatctacctacctcatccccatattgtttttaatttACTTCTCTGCACTtttgcacacctgtatctctacttgcacatcattatCTGCTcttttatcactccagtgttaatctgctaaattgtaattacttcgctactatggcctatttattgcctacctcctcacgccatttgcacacactgtatatagactttatttttttctattgtgttattgactgtacgcttctttattccatgtgtaactctgtgttgttgtttgtgtcgcactgctttgctttatcttggccaggtcgcagttgtaaatgagaacttgttctcaactagcttacctggttaaataaaggtgaaataaaaatatatatataattatttttacatttaaatcctgacgggttgcatcactgcctggtatgccaactgcttggcctccgaccacaaggcacctcagagggtagtgcgcatggcccagtacatcaccagggccaagcttcctgccatccagcccctctataccaggcggtatcaGAATGCAAATggatacccagactatttgcagtgccccccccTTCAcaactctgttgtcatctatgcatagtcactttaatagctCTACCTACATATTCACACTACCTCaaataactggtgcccccgcacattgactctgtatcagtacccccctgtatagtctcgctattgttatttcactgctgctctttaattacttgttacttttatctcttattcttatctgaatttttttaaactacattgttggttaggggctcgtaattaagcatttcactgtaaggtctacaccggttgtattcggcgcatgtgactaatacaatttgatttgattaaatacCTCTAGCTCCATCTCTGACAGTATATGGTGTGGCAGCTGTAGGTAACACTGTCCCAGGGCAACGATAGCCTCTAGTTCCCCACACATGGCGGCTCTCTCCAGGTGGTACATGGCTGAGTCCTGGTCCCATTGCTCCTCCTTGTCACAGAACCGACCAGCCTCGTGGTAATGCACCATCGCCAGGTGCACCTGGGGGAGAGGCCAGAGGAGATATAGTgtgtttttagtgtgtgtgtgtgtgtgtgtgtgtgtgtttttagtgtgtgtgtgtgtgtgtatggtcatGTGTGCGCGCCACTCACCTTCCCCAGGATGGACTTGCCAATCTTCCTCTCCAGGATCAGCGAGTCAAGTCTCTCCATCTCCACAGCAACACAGGATGGCCGGTGGACATGAGAACGAGACGAGTGGTAGACACTCCATTTATCATCTGTcagctggacacagacacacagagcttaGGAAAGGACAATGAAGCACTGTATCTATAGTATTGCTTGTTCAAAGTAACAACTCAAGCACTAATGCAAATCATATTTCACACTCCAGACATGCACTAAGAGACGAAACATGATTCTGGTGAACAGGCAGTTAGACTGATTGATTGGTTAGGTGATTTGATAAGTATTGGGACAGGTAGACATGTTGACATGGACAGGCCAAACAAGGAATTAGACTAAAACACAGGGCTGCTGGTGATTTCTCTGTTGTGTTTCAACAAGTTTGCATTCCCTTTCTTGGGTGCACTCAAACTTTTGCCAATACTAAGCATGTATCGTTAGAAAACAAGCAAGTGTAAAATCAACAGCTGCTCCACACTAGAGGGAGAGGCCCGTGTTAGAGGGCTTCATGCAGAGGGCAGGGAATCACCGGTTGGCTGCTGGGGGTGTTTACGACAGGACAGTTTAAGTTTGGGTTAGGGGAAGATCTGCTGGGAACCTTTCTCTAGTAAGGAGACAGACAGCAGCAAGAACTCAGTTAGCTTGTGGATGAAGGCATAGATTAGATCGCAGGAACACTACACTAGTGAGCAAGGGGATAGTGGGTGACACAGAGGGATGAGGACAGGATTATGGCGATGGTGGCTTTGTTGATTATGATGATTATGGTGGTGATGAAGATCAGACATGGTTATTTTGTTTACCCGTCTCACACTGTCCTCGTCCGACTCAGAGTAGTATCTGTTGTAGCGGTGGGGGCGGGCCTACATGGTGACATCATACAGTATAAAACCTACTGCTAAGAGGCCATAAACAGAGCTAAAGAGAGGGCCAGGTTCACACTAACATAGCTATACAAAGGGTAATAGTTTAACAGCTTTTAATGCTGGTGAGTCAAGAAAGAATCCATGTCATGGTGAGCAAACATGAACAATAACTTTGGTGTCAGCTATAGATAAACAATACAAGACAAAAGAGGAAGAGTACCAAGTGTTACAGCATTTGACAGTTTCCATAAAGCATTTATGATGGACAGGCTCACTAAGACCAAGTGTTGGTGTGGAGAAGATGTACCCCATCTGCATGGTCGGTTGGGTCCccttcactcctcctctcacTTGGGCAACCACTGTCTCCTCCATTCTCTGAGTCCTACAGGAAGAGAACAAACACAGCCCTCAGTACATGCCAACCAATCATAACTAATGTCATTCTTGTGATCAGAATCACCAGAGTCATTTCCACAAAGCCTTGACTGACCTTGTGTTCTGGGCTGTGGCTGCGGTTGTGTTTCTCCCGTTCATCCATCTCATTTATGAAAGACCAACCTGAGGATGAGAAACCAGACGTTAGATTAAAATGTTTAATGGctgataatatttttttttttgaatcATGTTGAAGTAGTTCAACTATATCTCAAACAGAGCACTCTAGCCTAGGGTACCAAATAAAACTGTTTTGAAGTTAGTTTTATGGGGATTTAGGCATGCTATTTGGAAAATAATGCTAATGCTGGGCTGAAAATAAGAAAACAAACCCAGATATTGGGTCACTGACTTTACAGGCCCACAGATTACCTTCTAGATCTTCAAAATATGTGATAcgtttgtaatttgggtgaaccatAACCTCTAAAAACTGTTCTTACCCAGAGGAGACCTGCCCATGGAGCCCATAGAGAAGTGCTGTCCTAGTGGAGAGCCGGGGAAGGCGAGGGGCGAGCAGGGGATGGAGTCACTTATGTCACTCATAGAGTCGTCCCCAGACGAGGTCTCCGACAGGTGGGAGAGAAGTGGGGGCACACGGCCCCCTGATATAGTACGAAAACGAGTGAAACCACACTGTTCCTCACTACCCCTCAGTACCGTCTGGGCTGACTTCTGATTGGAGTAGAGGGTTGAAAATATTGTTAAAAGATGACCATTCTAAATAGCTGCATAAAAGCTGCAAACAGTGACCGAGGTCTTAGCCTTAGGTGAGGTAGTATTCTGTCTGATGTACTGATATCATTTCTGTGGTAATATGACAACTGTGGCTATACTTAGGAGATATGTGATGCTGTGTGTCAGCCACACGCCCTATGATTCTACTTCAAGATAattttacagtgcatttggaaagtattcaaaccccttgagtttttacacattttgttacgttacaggttTGTTccaaaaaaatattgtttttgaatacatttactcaatgacaaagcaaaaacattttagaaatgtttgtaaatttattaaaaacagaaaactgatgctattttcaggtctctccagagatgcttgataaggttcaagtctgggctctggctgggtcactcaaggacattcagatactttttttttatgttcatctttccctcaatcctgactagtctcccagtccctgcagctgaaaaatatccccacagcatgatgctgccaccaccatgcttcaccgtagggatggtgccaggtttcctccagacatgatgcttggcattcaggccaaagagttcaatcttggtttcatcagaccagagaatcttgtttcttatggtcagagtcctttaggtgccttttggcaaactccaagcgggctgtcatgtgccttttactgaggagtggctttcatctggcccctctaccgtaaaggcctgattggtagagtgctgcagagatggtggtccttctggaaggttctcccatctccacagaggaactctgtcagcgtgaccatcgggttcttggtcacctccctgacaaaggcccttctcccccgattgctcagtttggctgggcggccagctctaggaagggtcctggtggttccaaacttattccatttaagaatgatggaggccactgtgttcttggggaccttcaatatgcataaatgttttggtacccttccccagacctgtggctcgacacaatcctgtctcagagctctacagacaattcctttgacctcatggcttggttttttctctgacatgcactgtcaactgtggaaccttatatagacaggtgtgtgccaatccaaatcatgtccaatcaattgaattggccacaggtggactccaatcaagttgtagaaacatctcaaggatgatcaatggaaacaggatgcacctgagctccatttcgagtctcatagcaaagggtctgtatacttatgtaaataaggttaagggtattgtgtgtcgatgagGAAAActattcatttcatacattttagaataaggttgtaacataacaaaatgttgaaaaggggaaggggcctgaatactttctgaatgcactgtatttctatGGTCTCACCAGCAGTGTGTTGGTGCAGTCTAGCTGGCTTTTCTCTGCAGTGGAGAGGTCAAAGGGTGTGAGCCCCATACTCTTACATATCTTATTACACAGGTGGGAGTGGAAGAACAGTGCCATGCCCCGCacacctgtaacacacacacacacacacacacacacacgtatgttgTAATCTATTTGAAAGTCTTTCGCTAGGTGGGTCACAATTCAAAATGTCAGTCTACCTCATTGTGTTGCTAACACTGACTGTGTGAGAGAAAGCCGTACCCAGGTTTCCGTCTCCGaagtctgtccccctctctgtgtgGATCTGAGGGTCCGTGTAGAGGTCCCCCACCCCCTGGATGTCCACCACAATCAGCTGGTGGGCCGAACGTTCAAACGAGAAGTGACTGAATGCCTGCAGGCATAAAGAAAAATACTAGGGTTACCGGCAAACGAAAAAAAAATGGCGGCTTACAGATAATTTGGAAAGGTTGCAGGTTCACACACAAAGAACAAAGGGGAAAAAAAGCATATATATGGcaaagaggtcaatggaacacAAACCATGAGGGATAGAAGAAGGTAGAAGGCCCACAATGTGGATgtatttggctgttttcgctGCATAACATTAGAAGTTGttccttttcaggtttagaagaagtgactgctaaatgctaactacCGCTCATATAAGCTGGTAGTATAGCTAACATCCAGAAATTGGTGTTGGTAGTCAGTCTTTTTTAACAGcaatgcagttgattggtgacgATTACAAACatgtattggggttgacatccaaCATGGCCATACTCGTATCCATAAATTGACAGACGGATCGAATGATATTAAATGTTTTAATATGCCTAAGTAGAAAATACCCATCTCCATGCACGTTTATAGACCAAACAAGCTGCAGATTAAACTCTGCGGAGGGGTGTGCATGTCTGACCCGTGTCTGTCCTCAACGCATTTACCATTTGAtttatgggctcccgagtggcgcagcggtctaaggcactgcatctcagtgctagaggcgtcactacagaccctgcttcgatcctgggctgtatcacaaccggcggtgactgggagtcccatagggcggcgcacaattggcccagtgtcgtctgggtttggccggggtaggcattcattgaaaataagaatttgctcttaaccgactcgcctagttaaataaaggtcaaatatcaTAGAAGCAGGCTTGCAGGAGGCAGCAGCAGTCTGAATGATCAGACCGAAACAGAGAAGTGAAAGTGACCGGGTGAAATTATGAAGCGAGTCGACAGAGATACAGCTTCactctatccaatcagagcagcaggatTAATGTACAGCAAATTAGCCTGTTGAGTTATTTAGACCATGTAGTGCCTCACTGGAATGAATGAGAAAGATGCGTGCTGGCACCCAAGAATTGGCAGGgataattaaaaaaaagaatCAAGTCCTATTGACCTCTTTACCGCAATCTAACAATTGATAACAGACAGATGAAGATGCATCTTCGGGTTCTGCAGCTCAGGAGTAATCCATAAAGTTGGACAATACATTTACAGTAGTAACACCCACTGTACCTGTGGCGTGAGCCTGATGTTGTCATCCTTGACGAAGCCAGAGTTGGAGTTGTATTTGATGTACTTCCCCTCTATGTAGTGTTCCAGGTGGTACAGAGGTTTACCTGGACGCTCCATCATCTCAATCACACACATCTGCATGATGTCcacctggggggaggggggggaaaaAATCCACAATCCTATCAATCAATCCATCAATCAACGGGATGACTCATTGGTTAATTAAATGTTCCATCCATACTTGTTTGGGTGGCCTGTGGCGGTTGTACTCTTCTCCCCAGAGTTTGGCCTCCATCTGCAGCCTGACATCCTCAAAGTACACATCCCTGTCCACAGGCTCCATGTAGCGCTTCGTCACATAGTTACACGCACACTTCCAGTTACTACTGTGGGAGAAGTTAGAGAGCTTCTTCCTGCAGAAGGAAAGGAAATATGGAAAAAGAGGCATCAAAGGACAAGAACGGCACTGTACTAAAACGAAAGGAACGTTTAAAAAAGTAAACCCTGAAGAATGTTAGTTGTGTATCAGACTGACAACAAACTAAGATGGTATTACACAACTAAATCGTACAATATTCCTAAGGTTTTGGAATTGTGTATCTCTTGGGCAGTATATTTTTGATGATAAACCATACATGTTTTTTGTGGTTAGAAACAGTGTTTGGGCTTGTTAGTGGGTAAGGGTTTACTTCCTCATTGTGTTGTTTGTGAGAAGGATGTTCTTCTGTGGAAGGCATGGACTGCCAGTGGTCTGATCTAGACATGACGGATGTGAATTAGAATGTTGTCGTTATGAATTAGAATGTTGTAGTTATGGGATGTTTGGTTCCATCTGGATATCTATGTATTGCTCTAAGCTGGACTAAATGGGTCCGAGAGCGATATTTGTGGAAAGTGAATTGGGGACCTGTGCATCTTGTGCTGTCTTTTCAGACTGTATGGCAAATATGACTAATTATTCTGAACAATAATCAAATTAaatccaaatcaaattgtatttgtcacctttgccgaatacaacaggtgaagaccttaacgtgaaatgcttacttacaagccctttaccaacaatgaggttcaataaataaaattaagaaaatatatttactaaataaagtaaaaaatataataacaataacgaggctatatacaggggggtaccggtaccgagtcaatgtgcggggggggtacaggttagataGTGAGTGAAACTTACGTTCTGAAGCATTCCCTCATGGCCCCACGTccaaaaggctgtgagaaacaaAAATTACAAATCAATCATTTGAGAAAGTCAATCAATTCACCAAGCTTTTGTAAACGTTCACATTCAAGTAAACAGTgtcactacactgaacaaaaatattttaaaaaacacaacatgcaacaatttctaagagttacagttcatataagggaatcagtcaattcaaataaatgtattaggccctaatctattggtttcacatgactggaaatacagatttGAAtcagttggtcacagataccttaaaaaaatgtactaagagcgtggatcagaaaaccagtcagtatctggtgtgaccaccctttTGCCTCATGTAGTGCGACATCT from Salmo salar chromosome ssa28, Ssal_v3.1, whole genome shotgun sequence carries:
- the LOC106589523 gene encoding eukaryotic elongation factor 2 kinase isoform X2 — its product is MEDELMFSMDEVGSAQRNPLQQRTPDQRAPSLSDAYDSDEDDYYICPITDDPVSQAEDICGYLKNLVHSKQLSNSPKNSFSYKNETETEKETPQQSVGFGAFSDNARAVWKRAIEKAKAMPDPWAEFHLEEVKTEPCIRYRYNAITAAWSQDTVHIKVSGQPFGRGAMRECFRTKKLSNFSHSSNWKCACNYVTKRYMEPVDRDVYFEDVRLQMEAKLWGEEYNRHRPPKQVDIMQMCVIEMMERPGKPLYHLEHYIEGKYIKYNSNSGFVKDDNIRLTPQAFSHFSFERSAHQLIVVDIQGVGDLYTDPQIHTERGTDFGDGNLGVRGMALFFHSHLCNKICKSMGLTPFDLSTAEKSQLDCTNTLLKSAQTVLRGSEEQCGFTRFRTISGGRVPPLLSHLSETSSGDDSMSDISDSIPCSPLAFPGSPLGQHFSMGSMGRSPLGWSFINEMDEREKHNRSHSPEHKDSENGGDSGCPSERRSEGDPTDHADGRKVPSRSSPNPNLNCPVVNTPSSQPLTDDKWSVYHSSRSHVHRPSCVAVEMERLDSLILERKIGKSILGKVHLAMVHYHEAGRFCDKEEQWDQDSAMYHLERAAMCGELEAIVALGQCYLQLPHHILSEMELEDNSGSRMKGFKFLLQAAEAGHRSCMILVARAFDTGINLSPDRSQDWKEAMRWYNCALNMTDYDEGGEFDGMQDEPCYRLLAREAEMYQEGGHSLDPDPQRAGDLFTEAADAAMEAMKGRLANQYYMKAEEAWGMMEEEE
- the LOC106589523 gene encoding eukaryotic elongation factor 2 kinase isoform X3 codes for the protein MEDELMFSMDEVGSAQRNPLQQRTPDQRAPSLSDAYDSDEDDYYICPITDDPVSQAEDICGYLKNLVHSKQLSNSPKNSFSYKAVWKRAIEKAKAMPDPWAEFHLEEVKTEPCIRYRYNAITAAWSQDTVHIKVSGQPFGRGAMRECFRTKKLSNFSHSSNWKCACNYVTKRYMEPVDRDVYFEDVRLQMEAKLWGEEYNRHRPPKQVDIMQMCVIEMMERPGKPLYHLEHYIEGKYIKYNSNSGFVKDDNIRLTPQAFSHFSFERSAHQLIVVDIQGVGDLYTDPQIHTERGTDFGDGNLGVRGMALFFHSHLCNKICKSMGLTPFDLSTAEKSQLDCTNTLLKSAQTVLRGSEEQCGFTRFRTISGGRVPPLLSHLSETSSGDDSMSDISDSIPCSPLAFPGSPLGQHFSMGSMGRSPLGWSFINEMDEREKHNRSHSPEHKDSENGGDSGCPSERRSEGDPTDHADGARPHRYNRYYSESDEDSVRRRKVPSRSSPNPNLNCPVVNTPSSQPLTDDKWSVYHSSRSHVHRPSCVAVEMERLDSLILERKIGKSILGKVHLAMVHYHEAGRFCDKEEQWDQDSAMYHLERAAMCGELEAIVALGQCYLQLPHHILSEMELEDNSGSRMKGFKFLLQAAEAGHRSCMILVARAFDTGINLSPDRSQDWKEAMRWYNCALNMTDYDEGGEFDGMQDEPCYRLLAREAEMYQEGGHSLDPDPQRAGDLFTEAADAAMEAMKGRLANQYYMKAEEAWGMMEEEE
- the LOC106589523 gene encoding eukaryotic elongation factor 2 kinase isoform X5 gives rise to the protein MEDELMFSMDEVGSAQRNPLQQRTPDQRAPSLSDAYDSDEDDYYICPITDDPVSQAEDICGYLKNLVHSKQLSNSPKNSFSYKNETETEKETPQQSVGFGAFSDNARAVWKRAIEKAKAMPDPWAEFHLEEVKTEPCIRYRYNAITAAWSQDTVHIKVSGQPFGRGAMRECFRTKKLSNFSHSSNWKCACNYVTKRYMEPVDRDVYFEDVRLQMEAKLWGEEYNRHRPPKQVDIMQMCVIEMMERPGKPLYHLEHYIEGKYIKYNSNSGFVKDDNIRLTPQAFSHFSFERSAHQLIVVDIQGVGDLYTDPQIHTERGTDFGDGNLGVRGMALFFHSHLCNKICKSMGLTPFDLSTAEKSQLDCTNTLLKSAQTVLRGSEEQCGFTRFRTISGGRVPPLLSHLSETSSGDDSMSDISDSIPCSPLAFPGSPLGQHFSMGSMGRSPLGWSFINEMDEREKHNRSHSPEHKDSENGGDSGCPSERRSEGDPTDHADGLTDDKWSVYHSSRSHVHRPSCVAVEMERLDSLILERKIGKSILGKVHLAMVHYHEAGRFCDKEEQWDQDSAMYHLERAAMCGELEAIVALGQCYLQLPHHILSEMELEDNSGSRMKGFKFLLQAAEAGHRSCMILVARAFDTGINLSPDRSQDWKEAMRWYNCALNMTDYDEGGEFDGMQDEPCYRLLAREAEMYQEGGHSLDPDPQRAGDLFTEAADAAMEAMKGRLANQYYMKAEEAWGMMEEEE